In a genomic window of Streptomyces sp. NBC_01231:
- a CDS encoding glycosyltransferase family 1 protein yields the protein MRVVIVTESFPPDVNGVAHCAFQTARHLVDRGHSPLVVAPATAAGTGPGADALAPCPVVRVPSLPLPGYPQVRVALPSRRVAAAIAEHRADVVHLASPFVLGVRGMAAATRLGIPAVAVYQTDLAGYARTYVHAGEAAAWRRIRSVHSAADLTLAPSGPALHDLEAHGVPRVRLWARGVDTARFRPQLRDEALRRELAPNGELIVGYVGRLAPEKQIELLSGVCGLDGVRVVIVGDGPSRTSLDQALPGAVFLGRRTGDELARIFASLDVFAHTGPFETFCQTVQEAMASGVPVVAPAAGGPLDLVAHGRTGFLVPPRDAVAVRDAVRSLAVDPGLRAAFGAAARVSVEGRTWAAVGDQLIEHYADVLGARKTVVAA from the coding sequence ATGCGTGTCGTCATCGTGACCGAATCCTTTCCCCCCGATGTGAACGGCGTGGCCCACTGCGCGTTCCAAACCGCCCGGCACCTCGTAGATCGCGGTCACTCTCCGCTCGTCGTCGCGCCGGCCACCGCCGCCGGCACCGGGCCCGGGGCCGATGCCCTGGCGCCCTGCCCTGTCGTCCGTGTCCCCTCCCTGCCGCTCCCGGGCTATCCCCAGGTCCGTGTCGCCCTCCCCAGCCGACGCGTGGCCGCGGCGATCGCCGAGCACCGTGCCGACGTCGTCCACCTGGCCAGTCCCTTCGTCCTCGGCGTCCGCGGCATGGCCGCCGCCACCCGGCTCGGCATCCCCGCCGTGGCCGTCTACCAGACCGACCTCGCCGGATACGCCCGCACCTACGTCCACGCCGGCGAGGCCGCTGCCTGGCGTCGCATCCGCTCCGTCCACTCCGCCGCCGACCTCACCCTCGCCCCGTCCGGTCCCGCCCTGCACGACCTGGAGGCACACGGTGTGCCCCGGGTGCGGTTGTGGGCGCGTGGCGTGGACACCGCCCGCTTCCGTCCCCAGCTGCGGGACGAGGCGCTACGCCGGGAACTCGCCCCGAACGGCGAGCTGATCGTCGGCTACGTCGGCCGGCTGGCCCCCGAGAAGCAGATCGAGCTGCTGTCGGGCGTGTGCGGCCTGGACGGCGTCCGGGTCGTGATCGTCGGTGACGGGCCGAGCCGGACGAGCCTGGACCAGGCACTGCCGGGCGCGGTCTTCCTGGGCCGCCGCACCGGCGACGAATTGGCCAGGATCTTCGCCTCCTTGGACGTCTTCGCGCACACCGGCCCCTTCGAGACCTTCTGCCAGACCGTGCAGGAGGCCATGGCGAGCGGCGTGCCCGTGGTCGCCCCCGCCGCCGGCGGCCCACTGGACCTGGTCGCCCACGGACGCACCGGGTTCCTGGTCCCGCCGCGCGACGCGGTCGCCGTACGGGACGCCGTCCGGTCCCTGGCCGTCGACCCCGGCCTGCGCGCCGCGTTCGGCGCCGCCGCGCGCGTGAGTGTCGAGGGACGCACCTGGGCGGCCGTCGGCGATCAGCTGATCGAGCACTATGCGGACGTGCTCGGCGCCCGGAAGACGGTGGTGGCGGCATGA
- a CDS encoding SGNH/GDSL hydrolase family protein, whose protein sequence is MRPLRFVALGDSLTEGVGDPVGDGWRGWAALLADGIAEGPGESRELGEHVGFVEPGDLVESSGSVEFTNLAVSGSQTRDVLERQLPAGLALRPDVVSVVIGVNDTLRCTFDIQAVAARLDTVYSAFTEQGAVLLTACLPDPGAMLGLPGALARPLARRQRAVNAVVHALSERHGAVHLHAAEGAWLTDRAMWSADRLHPGERGHRQLAVRFHALLTERGLATGAAPSPEPEFPVPTTSASLWWLATAGTGWVARRCTDLLPQLLTLAVDEMRHRARGTSARLDLRAAAAVSAALTALAVAEQRPDAA, encoded by the coding sequence GTGAGACCGCTGCGGTTCGTGGCGCTCGGTGACTCGCTGACCGAAGGCGTGGGCGATCCCGTCGGCGACGGATGGCGCGGCTGGGCCGCACTGCTCGCCGACGGGATCGCGGAGGGGCCCGGGGAGTCCCGTGAACTCGGTGAGCACGTCGGGTTCGTGGAGCCCGGTGACCTTGTGGAGTCCTCGGGTTCCGTGGAGTTCACCAATCTGGCGGTCAGTGGTTCGCAGACCCGTGACGTGCTGGAACGGCAGTTGCCCGCGGGGCTCGCGCTGCGGCCCGATGTCGTCTCGGTCGTCATCGGGGTCAACGACACCCTGCGCTGCACCTTCGACATCCAGGCCGTGGCCGCGCGCCTCGACACCGTCTACTCGGCCTTCACCGAGCAGGGCGCCGTCCTGCTCACGGCCTGTCTGCCCGACCCCGGCGCGATGCTCGGGCTGCCAGGCGCCCTGGCGCGTCCGCTGGCCCGGCGGCAGCGGGCGGTCAACGCCGTGGTCCACGCGCTGTCCGAGCGGCACGGGGCCGTGCATCTGCACGCTGCCGAGGGCGCGTGGCTCACCGACCGCGCGATGTGGAGCGCGGACCGGCTGCACCCCGGCGAGCGGGGACACCGGCAACTGGCCGTGCGTTTCCACGCGTTGCTGACGGAGCGGGGTCTGGCGACGGGGGCAGCGCCCTCGCCGGAGCCCGAGTTCCCCGTGCCCACCACGTCGGCGAGTCTGTGGTGGCTTGCCACCGCGGGCACCGGCTGGGTGGCCCGGCGCTGTACCGACCTGCTGCCGCAGCTCCTGACGCTCGCCGTCGACGAGATGCGGCACCGCGCGCGTGGGACGAGCGCCCGGCTCGATCTGCGGGCCGCCGCGGCCGTGTCCGCGGCGCTCACCGCGCTCGCGGTGGCGGAACAACGGCCGGACGCGGCGTAG
- a CDS encoding biotin-dependent carboxyltransferase family protein, with protein sequence MTDRALAVVRAGALTTVQDRGRPGHAHLGVPRSGALDGPTASLVNRLVGNRPEAAVLETTLNGCALRPRSTVTVAVDGAPCPVTLDGRPAAWGAAVRVPAGSLLDIGAAVRGVRSYVAVSGGVAVEPVLGSRSTDLLSGLGPLPLADGMVLPLGPPGELHARVDVAPRPAPPAELVLRVTLGPRDDWFTPEAVRAFTARTYRVSSASNRIGLRTEGPALERALSGELPSEGMVLGAVQVPPDGRPVVFLADHPTTGGYPVIAVVRAADLPAVAQAAPGTPVRFVAVRRR encoded by the coding sequence ATGACGGACCGTGCCCTCGCCGTCGTGCGGGCCGGGGCACTCACCACCGTCCAGGACCGGGGCCGTCCCGGGCACGCGCATCTCGGGGTGCCCCGGTCCGGCGCCCTGGACGGGCCGACGGCGTCGCTCGTCAACCGGCTGGTCGGAAACCGTCCCGAGGCCGCCGTCCTGGAGACCACGCTCAACGGCTGTGCGCTGCGGCCCCGTTCGACTGTCACGGTGGCCGTCGACGGCGCGCCCTGCCCGGTCACGCTGGACGGGCGCCCGGCCGCATGGGGCGCCGCGGTCCGGGTGCCCGCGGGCTCGCTGCTCGACATCGGCGCGGCCGTGCGCGGAGTACGCAGTTACGTCGCCGTCTCCGGCGGCGTGGCCGTCGAGCCGGTCCTCGGCAGCCGTTCCACGGACCTGCTGTCGGGCCTCGGCCCGTTGCCGCTCGCAGACGGCATGGTGCTGCCCCTGGGTCCCCCCGGCGAGCTCCACGCGCGCGTGGACGTCGCTCCGCGGCCCGCGCCCCCGGCCGAACTCGTCCTGCGGGTGACGCTGGGCCCGCGCGACGACTGGTTCACGCCGGAAGCCGTACGCGCCTTCACCGCACGCACCTACCGGGTGTCCTCCGCGAGCAACCGCATCGGGCTGCGCACCGAAGGACCCGCCCTGGAACGGGCCCTCTCCGGGGAACTCCCGAGCGAGGGCATGGTCCTGGGCGCGGTCCAGGTCCCGCCCGACGGCCGGCCGGTGGTCTTCCTCGCCGACCACCCGACCACCGGGGGCTACCCGGTGATCGCGGTGGTCCGCGCGGCCGACCTGCCGGCCGTCGCCCAGGCGGCGCCCGGCACGCCGGTGCGCTTCGTGGCCGTCCGCCGTCGCTGA
- a CDS encoding glycosyltransferase yields MTSLRIVRLANFVAPSSGGLRTALRELGAGFKAAGHEPVLIVPGERADDRETEQGRVITLPGPLLPGTGGYRVLTDRRRVAGLLEELAPDRLEVSDRTTLRWTGRWARRARVPAVMVSHETADGVLRTWGLPEKAARRTADALNVRTAHTYARVVCTTEFAEREFVRIGARNVVRAPLGVDLVQRHPALRDRGLRARHARGDEVLLVTCTRLSVEKRPGTALDALEALLRRGRRAVLVVAGDGPLRSRLEQRARERRLPVTFLGHVSDPGLLGALQASADVCLAPGPAETFGLAALEAMACGTPVVASASSALPEVIGSAGAVATDHGSAFADAVELLLARPVEERREAARARAECFGWGTAVAAFLRAHDAVTSIGPDVSGGGPGGPFVPGGVA; encoded by the coding sequence ATGACGTCCTTGCGCATAGTGCGGCTGGCCAACTTCGTCGCGCCGTCGTCCGGTGGTCTGCGAACCGCGCTGCGTGAACTCGGCGCAGGCTTCAAGGCCGCCGGGCACGAGCCCGTGCTGATCGTGCCGGGTGAGCGCGCGGACGACCGCGAGACCGAGCAGGGGCGGGTGATCACCCTGCCTGGTCCGTTGCTGCCCGGCACCGGCGGCTACCGCGTCCTCACAGACAGGCGGCGGGTGGCCGGGCTCCTCGAGGAGCTGGCCCCCGACCGTCTGGAGGTCTCCGACCGTACGACCCTCCGCTGGACCGGCAGGTGGGCGCGCCGCGCCCGGGTCCCGGCCGTGATGGTCTCCCACGAGACCGCCGACGGCGTGCTGCGCACCTGGGGTCTGCCGGAGAAAGCGGCCCGGCGGACCGCCGACGCCCTCAACGTCCGTACGGCCCACACCTACGCGCGCGTGGTGTGCACCACGGAGTTCGCCGAGCGGGAGTTCGTGCGGATCGGGGCGCGGAACGTCGTACGGGCGCCACTCGGCGTCGACCTGGTGCAGCGGCACCCCGCGCTGCGCGACCGGGGACTGCGCGCCCGGCATGCGCGCGGGGACGAGGTGCTGCTGGTGACGTGCACCCGGCTGTCCGTGGAGAAGCGGCCCGGGACCGCGCTGGACGCCCTGGAGGCGCTCCTGCGGCGAGGCCGGCGAGCGGTGCTCGTGGTGGCCGGCGACGGGCCGCTGCGGTCCCGGCTCGAACAGCGGGCGCGGGAACGCCGGTTGCCGGTGACGTTCCTCGGGCACGTCTCCGACCCTGGCCTGCTGGGCGCCCTCCAGGCGTCCGCCGACGTCTGCCTGGCCCCGGGGCCCGCGGAGACGTTCGGGCTCGCCGCCCTGGAGGCGATGGCCTGCGGCACCCCGGTGGTCGCAAGTGCCTCGTCCGCGCTGCCCGAGGTGATCGGCTCCGCCGGAGCCGTCGCGACCGACCACGGGAGCGCCTTCGCGGACGCAGTCGAGCTGCTCCTGGCACGGCCCGTGGAGGAGCGCCGGGAGGCCGCTCGCGCGCGGGCGGAGTGCTTCGGATGGGGCACGGCGGTCGCGGCCTTCCTGCGGGCGCACGACGCGGTGACGTCCATAGGGCCCGACGTGTCCGGAGGCGGCCCGGGCGGGCCCTTCGTGCCAGGAGGCGTGGCGTGA